The following proteins are encoded in a genomic region of Reichenbachiella sp.:
- a CDS encoding DoxX family protein — protein sequence MNLITKIDQWMDARFAPAWLDLLRVVLGVFLFIKGLIFTANFQVLADNVQSMGMVYMAVIAAHYIYLVHAAGGLMIALGAYTRVMCALNIPILMGAVIFNATHFLTMDSLMELEMSALVLVGLIVYFLFGGGRFSVDELRRRDAKRKAELAGF from the coding sequence ATGAATCTCATCACAAAAATTGACCAATGGATGGATGCACGATTCGCTCCCGCCTGGTTAGACCTTCTTAGAGTTGTTCTAGGAGTTTTTTTATTTATCAAAGGCCTCATTTTTACAGCCAATTTTCAAGTACTCGCAGATAATGTTCAATCCATGGGCATGGTTTACATGGCCGTAATAGCTGCTCATTATATTTATTTGGTGCATGCAGCTGGAGGTTTGATGATTGCGCTAGGTGCTTACACCCGTGTCATGTGTGCTTTGAACATCCCTATTCTAATGGGTGCAGTGATCTTCAACGCCACTCATTTCCTTACCATGGATAGCCTCATGGAGCTCGAAATGTCTGCTTTGGTTCTAGTTGGTCTGATTGTCTACTTTCTTTTCGGAGGAGGTCGCTTTTCTGTGGACGAACTTCGCCGCCGAGATGCCAAACGCAAAGCAGAGTTGGCTGGGTTTTAA
- a CDS encoding DUF1338 domain-containing protein: MQYEEIINIFWKEYVKTTPSAGKIHELLEAKGEKISNDHIAFRTFNHPSINVEQLAKPFLACGYVEKDDYVFEEKKLRAKHYEHPDAKAPKIFISELLLEEFSEELQYIVLKKINEIPMGLIETNSTIFSGRPWGTISHETYLKLREESEYAAWMYVYGFCANHFTINVNQLTAIESLEEMNNFLKNNGFPMNVSGGEIKGSPEALLEQSSILADKKAVDFAEGSFEVPSCYYEFARRYEDASGNLFNGFIAKSADKIFESTNAAS; the protein is encoded by the coding sequence ATGCAATACGAAGAAATCATTAACATCTTTTGGAAGGAATATGTGAAAACAACACCTTCTGCCGGTAAAATTCATGAGCTATTAGAAGCTAAAGGGGAGAAGATCAGCAATGATCACATCGCGTTTCGTACCTTCAATCACCCAAGTATCAATGTAGAGCAATTAGCCAAACCATTTTTAGCTTGTGGCTATGTAGAAAAAGACGATTATGTCTTTGAAGAGAAAAAATTGAGAGCAAAGCATTATGAGCACCCTGATGCCAAAGCACCAAAGATTTTCATTAGTGAGTTGTTGTTAGAAGAGTTTTCTGAAGAGCTGCAGTACATTGTTTTGAAGAAAATCAATGAAATCCCGATGGGATTGATCGAAACCAATTCAACGATTTTTTCGGGTAGACCTTGGGGCACGATATCTCACGAGACTTATTTGAAATTGAGAGAAGAGTCAGAATATGCGGCTTGGATGTACGTGTATGGTTTCTGCGCCAATCACTTCACTATCAATGTGAACCAGTTGACAGCTATTGAGTCCTTGGAAGAAATGAACAATTTCTTAAAAAACAACGGCTTCCCTATGAATGTATCTGGAGGTGAAATCAAAGGCTCGCCAGAAGCTTTGCTAGAGCAGTCCAGTATTTTGGCGGACAAGAAAGCGGTTGATTTTGCAGAAGGCTCGTTTGAAGTACCATCTTGCTACTACGAGTTCGCCAGAAGATACGAAGATGCCAGTGGAAATCTATTCAATGGATTTATTGCCAAGTCGGCAGACAAAATATTCGAAAGTACGAATGCGGCTTCATAA
- a CDS encoding Lrp/AsnC family transcriptional regulator — translation MIGQFDETDKKILRRLGENARVPYSTLATELGISNTMVHQRVNKLRQSGVIKNATYVFEPKVLGYTTEAMTRIQVTNAKYVNSLIASLKEIPEIVECSNITGKYALIIKIFAKDNSHLRDVLYGRIHPLTGVEGTDTTISFETAFQKNIAID, via the coding sequence ATGATTGGTCAATTTGACGAAACAGACAAAAAAATCCTAAGACGATTGGGCGAAAATGCCCGTGTCCCGTATTCAACGTTAGCCACAGAACTTGGTATTTCTAACACGATGGTGCATCAGCGAGTGAATAAACTTCGCCAATCTGGGGTGATCAAAAATGCCACCTATGTCTTCGAACCTAAGGTATTGGGCTACACTACTGAGGCTATGACGCGCATACAAGTGACCAATGCCAAATATGTGAATAGTCTGATTGCTTCATTGAAAGAGATCCCTGAGATTGTAGAGTGTTCGAATATTACAGGCAAGTATGCCTTGATTATCAAGATTTTCGCCAAGGACAACAGTCACTTGAGAGATGTGCTTTACGGACGTATTCACCCTTTGACAGGCGTGGAAGGCACCGATACTACGATTTCTTTTGAGACTGCTTTTCAGAAGAACATCGCGATTGATTAG
- a CDS encoding Ig-like domain-containing protein: MRTSCKLFLIVMIFTMVNTSIAQEIPRIKENRQARLEYEYEMYKNPSTNQVPQGIRQRELQFVKSPSAGLDARFRPEKSGRITSDQSWDQRGPFNQAGRTKAIGIDPRNEDIILAGGTSGGMYRTTDGGASWTLVSNPQSNPSITGVAQDPTAQDTWYYITGEGKESVNTNQASQQYTGDGVYKSTDNGVTWSQLTNTKPESTLFGEGLRSNWQLCSDIAIDPIDGAVLIANIGGIYRSVDGGTSWTLVLDAEGQANFGDVVHIDVSKVDASSRVYYAGTHSSGTNKGFFRSTDGQAWSDIGKPVTGFGGSWERIRVSIAPSNTDVVWFVVRGDALVADGDFARDMLVKYEYDESTPTWTDFSDKLPAIGGDVGDYNTQGSYNMVIRVHPDDENKVFLGDINLWRSTDGFATALDGADWIGGYSPNNNVSQYPNHHPDVHELVFFPSDPDKALCGHDGGLSLTTNILATNSTHPVTWSDLNNGMYTTQAYAISIDPTTENSAVIVAGFQDNGNYATDELSGTTDWIEQPHGGDGAWNAVSSGTENWYISQQFGNVQRMPAGSQGGHGVNPHTRGSSSFNSFISPFILDRNDDDIMYYTADKELWRNNSISTINENGHPFNGTSEGWTNLNLSGATLSGNITALETSVSPANMVYIGTSAGELYRIDNANTGSTVTLNDIYTGKGLPNGFVSSIDVDPDNADHVYITFSNYEIFSIFKSTDAGVTWTNISGNLEEEVSEGVPSVDGSGSGPAIRWIHVFKKTDNTNVYLVGATTGLYSTETLSGMTTVWTQEGTSSIGNVPVSMIRSRKVDGYVAVGTHGKGMFSTNILTIDDDILPTITAKSPADDETGVEWDSDLTITFSENIKDAGGMVILKYAEDDTDVETIAVSSDQVTIEDAVVTINPTQDLEDGIGYYVIIENDAFKDIAGNKFAGIEDKTTWNFTAKAITNVEKPLLENKLNVAVIDHGINLHFLGQTIKQAEINVYTITGKQATFTARSSFKNNNVNVKAELAPGVYVVKASTAKGLYTKKFLVSE, translated from the coding sequence ATGAGAACAAGCTGTAAACTATTCCTCATAGTGATGATTTTCACTATGGTGAATACCTCCATTGCTCAAGAAATACCTAGAATCAAAGAGAACCGACAGGCCAGGTTAGAGTACGAGTATGAAATGTACAAGAACCCATCTACCAACCAAGTGCCACAGGGCATACGCCAAAGGGAATTGCAGTTTGTAAAGTCGCCATCCGCAGGCCTGGATGCACGATTCCGACCTGAAAAATCGGGTCGAATAACTTCAGATCAATCTTGGGATCAACGAGGGCCATTCAACCAAGCAGGAAGGACCAAGGCGATTGGTATCGATCCGAGGAATGAAGATATCATTTTAGCTGGAGGCACCTCTGGCGGCATGTACAGAACTACAGATGGTGGTGCTTCATGGACTTTAGTTTCTAACCCCCAGTCTAACCCATCCATCACTGGCGTAGCACAAGACCCAACCGCTCAGGACACTTGGTATTATATTACTGGAGAGGGAAAAGAATCTGTAAATACTAATCAAGCCTCTCAGCAGTATACCGGAGATGGGGTTTATAAATCCACAGACAATGGAGTGACTTGGTCACAGCTGACTAATACCAAGCCTGAATCGACACTTTTTGGTGAAGGGCTACGATCCAATTGGCAGTTATGCAGCGACATTGCTATTGATCCAATTGATGGGGCTGTACTGATTGCAAACATTGGAGGTATTTATAGATCAGTTGATGGCGGTACTAGTTGGACGCTGGTTTTGGATGCAGAGGGTCAAGCCAATTTTGGAGACGTAGTACACATTGATGTGTCCAAAGTAGATGCAAGTAGTAGAGTGTACTACGCTGGAACTCACAGTTCTGGTACGAACAAAGGATTTTTTAGGTCAACAGATGGCCAGGCTTGGTCAGATATCGGAAAACCGGTCACCGGATTTGGAGGTTCTTGGGAAAGAATTCGAGTATCTATTGCTCCTAGCAATACTGATGTGGTCTGGTTTGTCGTGCGAGGTGATGCTTTGGTTGCAGATGGTGATTTTGCAAGGGACATGCTTGTGAAATACGAGTATGACGAGAGTACTCCTACGTGGACAGATTTTTCTGACAAGCTGCCAGCTATCGGAGGAGATGTAGGAGACTACAATACACAAGGCTCATACAATATGGTCATTCGCGTGCATCCGGATGATGAAAATAAAGTTTTTCTAGGAGACATCAACCTTTGGCGATCGACTGATGGGTTCGCAACAGCATTAGATGGAGCCGACTGGATTGGCGGGTATTCCCCCAATAATAATGTAAGTCAATATCCGAATCATCACCCCGATGTGCATGAGTTAGTATTTTTTCCAAGTGATCCTGACAAAGCGTTGTGTGGACATGATGGAGGACTAAGTTTAACTACAAACATTTTGGCAACAAATAGTACTCATCCAGTGACTTGGAGTGATTTGAACAATGGTATGTACACTACCCAGGCTTATGCGATTTCTATCGACCCTACAACCGAAAACAGCGCGGTAATTGTAGCAGGGTTTCAGGACAATGGAAACTATGCAACAGATGAATTGTCTGGTACCACGGATTGGATTGAGCAGCCGCATGGAGGGGATGGTGCTTGGAATGCGGTGTCTTCAGGTACTGAGAATTGGTATATTTCGCAGCAATTTGGTAACGTTCAAAGAATGCCTGCAGGAAGTCAAGGAGGACATGGTGTTAATCCTCATACGCGGGGCTCTAGTAGTTTCAATAGCTTTATCTCACCATTTATTTTGGATCGAAATGATGATGACATTATGTACTATACTGCAGATAAAGAACTTTGGAGAAATAATTCTATCTCGACGATAAATGAAAACGGTCATCCTTTTAATGGTACGAGCGAAGGTTGGACCAATTTGAATTTGAGTGGAGCGACGCTTTCTGGAAATATCACAGCATTGGAGACTTCTGTTTCACCGGCGAATATGGTGTACATCGGTACCTCAGCTGGGGAATTATACAGAATTGATAACGCCAATACAGGGTCGACCGTCACACTAAATGATATATACACCGGTAAGGGACTTCCAAATGGCTTTGTAAGCTCCATAGATGTCGATCCAGACAATGCCGATCACGTGTATATCACATTTTCAAATTATGAGATATTTTCGATTTTCAAAAGCACTGATGCTGGAGTTACCTGGACCAACATTAGTGGAAATCTGGAAGAAGAAGTGTCTGAAGGCGTGCCAAGTGTAGATGGTTCTGGTTCTGGGCCAGCCATTCGATGGATTCACGTGTTTAAGAAGACAGATAATACCAATGTCTATTTAGTTGGTGCTACCACAGGTTTGTACTCTACAGAAACTTTGAGTGGTATGACTACGGTATGGACACAAGAGGGCACTTCCAGTATTGGCAATGTGCCTGTCTCTATGATTCGATCTAGAAAAGTAGATGGTTATGTGGCCGTAGGCACCCATGGCAAGGGCATGTTCAGTACTAATATTTTGACCATAGATGACGACATCTTGCCTACGATTACCGCTAAGTCCCCAGCAGATGATGAAACAGGAGTAGAATGGGATAGTGATCTGACCATTACTTTCAGCGAAAACATAAAAGATGCAGGAGGTATGGTTATTCTTAAGTATGCAGAAGATGATACTGATGTTGAAACAATCGCAGTATCTTCTGATCAAGTCACTATAGAAGACGCTGTAGTTACTATCAACCCAACACAAGATTTGGAAGATGGAATAGGTTATTACGTAATTATTGAAAACGATGCATTTAAAGATATCGCAGGAAATAAATTTGCTGGGATAGAGGATAAAACCACCTGGAATTTCACTGCAAAGGCAATTACCAACGTTGAGAAACCTCTACTAGAAAATAAACTCAATGTCGCCGTTATAGATCATGGAATTAATCTGCATTTTTTAGGTCAAACAATTAAACAGGCAGAAATCAACGTGTATACGATTACTGGTAAACAGGCCACCTTTACAGCAAGAAGTTCGTTTAAAAACAACAACGTCAATGTTAAGGCTGAGCTAGCGCCAGGGGTATATGTGGTGAAGGCATCAACAGCGAAAGGCTTATATACCAAGAAATTTTTAGTCTCAGAATAA
- a CDS encoding DUF5686 and carboxypeptidase regulatory-like domain-containing protein, translated as MLSLSSTNKSALLLLILTLVFFKINAQGIQGTIKSSDGEPLPYATIYVRNIETGTTSNAEGYFEYPLPSGKYDLVFQYMGYKSVVKFIEVGNGFSEVHVKLAPQTIVLRDVEIRAGKEDPAYTIMRKAIAKAKFHQQQLDSYEAEVYIKGSGRLIDSPFFLRKQIAKEGVDSTTAFVTESISKVKYTRPNIYEEEVLSIRSSGEDNNTSPMEYLKGSFYEPKLGEAVSPLSPKAFAYYRFEYLGTYKDQEYEFSKIRVIPRSKGDDVFEGEISIVEDYWSIHSLNLKTSYLGIEFLINQIYNPIDNKAWLPISHQFDVEGTFFGFEFEYNYLATVKNYQIEINKDLDVELVVIDEKVDKELAAKLESQNKNVNTEVLEKMQSGKEMTRKEMRKLMRDYEKMESERDTARDIQYVTNVKIDSLAFKKDSSFWQSVRPIPLSEYEIKGYHKMDSMALVNKQEAEGDTIKTKKGKEGFKIYDLLLGNTYKIGDKTHLELESPLLSLNFNSVEGYNFSYQLAYTKTFENKTWLEVTPEVRYGFSINQLQSKLKTTYKFGEQNVIVEGGRYVYQINPEEPIIPIINSLTTLMLESNYMKLYQKEFAALKVQKKITDKYRVNVSAEYANRLPLENQTNHTWFNKKDRVYTPNTPANVELGNTTFLEHQIFMTGLSLTMKPWLKYYIKNNQRETINRSSPELTLAYDNAIPVSAAEISYHKWSADLTHSLDVGIRGRLSFRVGGGGFLAKDSITFLDYNHFMGNRTPIQDIDVVKSYRLLPYYNYSTEGPYFNLLTHYQFRKFFFSRFKFARKRGVKESVFVNYLGTESSLNYTEAGYSIDNIFRLFRLEAVAAFQDGEYVDWGIRFGVAAFLEEMFNFE; from the coding sequence ATGCTTAGCTTATCCAGCACAAACAAAAGTGCACTGCTTTTATTAATACTTACACTTGTTTTTTTTAAGATCAACGCTCAGGGAATCCAAGGCACTATCAAGTCTTCCGATGGCGAACCTTTGCCATATGCCACTATTTATGTGAGAAATATTGAAACCGGAACGACTTCCAATGCAGAAGGCTATTTTGAATATCCTTTGCCTTCAGGTAAATACGATCTGGTTTTTCAATATATGGGTTACAAATCTGTGGTGAAGTTTATCGAGGTCGGTAATGGTTTTTCTGAGGTTCATGTGAAACTAGCGCCTCAAACTATAGTACTCAGGGATGTGGAAATACGCGCTGGCAAAGAGGATCCTGCTTATACGATCATGCGAAAGGCGATCGCCAAAGCAAAGTTTCATCAGCAGCAGTTAGATAGTTATGAAGCCGAAGTGTATATCAAAGGGTCTGGCAGGTTGATTGACTCTCCATTTTTCCTGCGAAAGCAAATAGCTAAAGAGGGGGTAGATTCGACCACGGCCTTTGTGACGGAGTCTATTTCAAAAGTTAAATATACTCGTCCGAATATCTATGAAGAGGAAGTATTGTCAATCCGGAGCAGTGGAGAGGACAATAACACCAGTCCGATGGAGTATCTGAAAGGTAGTTTTTATGAACCTAAATTAGGCGAAGCAGTTTCGCCACTTTCGCCGAAAGCATTTGCCTACTACCGATTTGAGTATTTAGGAACTTACAAGGATCAGGAATATGAATTTAGTAAGATACGGGTCATCCCGCGTTCCAAAGGCGACGATGTATTTGAAGGGGAGATCTCAATAGTTGAGGACTATTGGAGCATCCACAGTCTCAATTTGAAAACGAGTTATCTGGGTATAGAATTTCTGATCAACCAAATTTATAATCCAATCGACAACAAAGCCTGGTTGCCCATTAGTCATCAGTTTGATGTAGAGGGTACTTTTTTCGGTTTTGAGTTTGAATACAATTATTTGGCAACAGTAAAAAACTATCAGATTGAAATAAACAAGGACTTGGATGTTGAGCTGGTAGTGATCGATGAAAAAGTGGATAAAGAATTGGCTGCGAAGTTAGAATCTCAGAACAAAAATGTGAATACTGAGGTCCTGGAAAAAATGCAGTCTGGCAAAGAAATGACTCGCAAGGAAATGCGCAAGTTGATGCGAGATTATGAGAAAATGGAGTCTGAACGTGATACAGCACGTGATATCCAGTATGTCACAAATGTCAAGATTGATTCACTAGCGTTTAAAAAGGACTCGAGTTTCTGGCAGTCCGTACGACCGATTCCGCTTTCCGAATATGAGATCAAAGGCTATCACAAAATGGATAGCATGGCACTGGTGAATAAGCAGGAAGCTGAGGGGGATACCATAAAGACTAAAAAGGGAAAAGAAGGGTTTAAAATCTACGATTTGCTGCTTGGTAATACTTATAAAATTGGTGATAAAACACATTTAGAATTAGAGTCGCCTTTGCTTTCACTTAACTTCAACTCCGTAGAAGGTTACAATTTCTCTTACCAATTGGCCTATACTAAAACTTTTGAAAACAAAACCTGGTTGGAGGTAACTCCAGAGGTCCGGTATGGATTCTCTATCAATCAACTACAGAGCAAGCTCAAAACCACTTATAAATTTGGTGAGCAAAATGTGATTGTAGAAGGAGGTAGATATGTGTATCAAATCAATCCAGAAGAACCAATTATTCCCATTATCAATTCCTTGACTACACTCATGTTAGAAAGTAATTACATGAAACTTTATCAAAAGGAGTTCGCTGCATTAAAGGTTCAGAAAAAGATCACGGACAAATATCGAGTGAATGTTTCTGCCGAATATGCCAATCGTTTGCCTTTAGAAAATCAGACTAATCATACCTGGTTCAATAAAAAGGACAGAGTATACACGCCTAATACCCCTGCCAATGTTGAGCTAGGCAATACCACCTTTTTGGAACATCAGATATTTATGACAGGTTTGAGCTTGACGATGAAGCCCTGGTTGAAATATTATATCAAGAACAACCAAAGAGAGACCATCAATCGATCTTCTCCAGAGTTGACGTTGGCCTATGACAATGCGATACCAGTGAGTGCGGCCGAAATTTCCTATCACAAATGGTCTGCTGATCTAACTCACTCGCTGGATGTAGGTATCAGAGGGAGGCTTAGTTTTAGAGTTGGCGGCGGAGGGTTTCTGGCCAAGGATAGTATTACCTTCCTTGATTACAACCATTTTATGGGTAATAGAACGCCTATCCAGGATATTGATGTAGTGAAAAGCTATCGACTCTTGCCATACTATAATTACAGTACAGAAGGGCCATATTTCAACTTGTTGACACACTATCAGTTTAGGAAATTCTTTTTCTCACGATTTAAATTCGCTCGGAAACGAGGAGTAAAGGAGAGTGTATTTGTGAATTACTTAGGCACCGAATCTTCGCTCAACTATACAGAAGCGGGCTATAGTATCGATAATATTTTTCGATTGTTCCGATTGGAAGCGGTCGCGGCTTTTCAAGATGGAGAGTATGTAGATTGGGGTATTCGATTTGGAGTTGCGGCATTCCTCGAAGAAATGTTTAATTTTGAATAG
- a CDS encoding TCR/Tet family MFS transporter, whose protein sequence is MSQSKASLTFIFITLLVDVIGLGIIIPVIPDLIKELINGSLADAAVYGGWLMFSYAFMQFIFSPIMGGLGDQFGRRPVLLASLFGFGVDYLLLAWAPTIGWLFVGRILAGVTGASMTTASAYIADISKPEDRAKNFGMIGAAFGLGFIIGPVIGGLLGAYGSRVPFIAAAVLTLLNWLYGYFILPESLAKEKRRKFSWKRANPIGSLIQLKKFPVTVSLMVAMFFVYLASHATQSTWAYYTMEKFGWDVKMVGYSLGFVGLMVAIVQGGLIRVVIPKIGDRNGVYLGLILYFIGFVLFAFASEGWMMFVFMIPYALSGFAGPSLQSIMTGQIPEDQQGELQGAITSMISLTAIVGPPLMTDLFARFTNDSLGIYFPGAPYLMGAIFTFMSIGFAFRTLRKYASVFG, encoded by the coding sequence ATGAGCCAATCGAAAGCCTCGCTTACTTTTATTTTCATTACACTTTTAGTAGACGTAATTGGATTGGGAATTATTATTCCAGTCATACCAGATTTAATCAAGGAATTGATAAATGGCTCATTGGCGGATGCAGCCGTGTATGGAGGCTGGTTAATGTTCTCCTATGCTTTTATGCAATTCATTTTCTCACCCATTATGGGTGGATTAGGAGATCAGTTTGGGCGTAGACCTGTGCTGCTGGCTTCACTTTTCGGTTTTGGAGTGGATTATTTATTACTGGCATGGGCTCCAACAATTGGATGGCTATTTGTAGGAAGAATATTAGCGGGGGTAACAGGTGCAAGTATGACTACAGCTTCCGCCTACATTGCTGATATCAGTAAACCGGAAGATCGAGCTAAAAACTTCGGAATGATCGGGGCGGCCTTTGGTCTCGGGTTCATTATAGGACCTGTTATTGGTGGATTGCTTGGCGCTTATGGATCCAGGGTGCCATTCATTGCAGCAGCTGTTTTAACCTTGCTCAATTGGCTGTATGGATATTTTATTTTGCCAGAATCCTTAGCAAAAGAGAAAAGGAGAAAGTTTAGTTGGAAGCGTGCCAATCCTATAGGCTCGCTCATTCAGTTGAAAAAGTTTCCCGTCACAGTGAGTTTAATGGTCGCTATGTTTTTTGTGTATTTGGCCTCTCACGCTACACAAAGTACCTGGGCTTATTATACCATGGAAAAATTCGGATGGGATGTGAAAATGGTAGGCTATTCCCTGGGTTTTGTTGGTTTAATGGTGGCCATTGTGCAAGGTGGATTGATTCGTGTAGTGATTCCTAAAATAGGCGACCGAAATGGAGTTTACTTAGGGCTCATATTATATTTTATTGGTTTCGTGCTTTTTGCTTTTGCTTCAGAAGGTTGGATGATGTTTGTTTTTATGATTCCTTACGCCTTGAGTGGTTTTGCCGGTCCTTCGCTTCAAAGTATTATGACTGGGCAGATTCCCGAAGATCAGCAGGGAGAGTTGCAAGGAGCCATTACCAGTATGATTAGTCTCACGGCTATCGTGGGGCCACCTTTGATGACGGATTTATTTGCTCGGTTTACAAATGATTCCCTTGGTATTTATTTTCCCGGTGCACCGTACTTGATGGGAGCCATTTTTACCTTTATGAGTATAGGTTTTGCCTTCCGAACACTTCGAAAGTATGCCAGCGTCTTTGGATAA
- a CDS encoding DinB family protein, with product MKNFKSILLIQILLLTGFTTFAQSLTKAEKSTAINHLKQSQSELLIAVKDLSEDQLNYIPDEGVWSIAETMEHIAISEKNIFGIVEMTLKTDPDPSKRSEVMMSDEQLLAMITSRDQKVKTRPEFEPTNSFGSFQGSLDAFNAQRKSNIVFMKKTKEDLRNRYFDFPFGKVDAYQVILFMSGHTQRHMKQIIEVIKSDGFPSS from the coding sequence ATGAAAAATTTTAAATCAATATTACTCATCCAGATTTTGCTACTTACTGGATTCACCACGTTTGCTCAATCCTTAACTAAGGCTGAAAAAAGCACGGCGATCAATCACCTTAAACAATCTCAAAGTGAATTGCTGATTGCTGTCAAAGACTTATCAGAAGACCAGCTTAATTACATACCAGATGAAGGCGTTTGGTCGATTGCGGAGACGATGGAACATATCGCTATATCTGAGAAGAATATTTTTGGAATTGTAGAAATGACTCTAAAAACAGACCCTGACCCTTCTAAAAGAAGTGAAGTGATGATGTCGGATGAGCAACTATTGGCGATGATTACCAGCCGTGACCAAAAGGTAAAAACTCGTCCTGAGTTTGAACCTACCAATAGTTTCGGGTCCTTTCAGGGTTCATTGGATGCTTTTAATGCACAACGTAAATCCAATATAGTTTTCATGAAAAAGACTAAGGAGGATTTGAGAAACAGATACTTCGATTTTCCTTTTGGAAAGGTTGATGCGTATCAAGTGATTCTTTTTATGAGTGGCCATACACAGCGCCATATGAAGCAAATTATTGAAGTAATCAAAAGCGACGGCTTCCCAAGTTCTTAA
- a CDS encoding response regulator, with product MKNIELVLVVEDDPISSYVINLALRQHEAFLECLELSNGQVAIDHLVGNGQRLPDLILLDINMPVMDGWEFLEKFSEMSVSQDIPVVMLTSSINPDDIEKARAHQLVKGFLSKPLNKAKLDEVLTFI from the coding sequence ATGAAAAATATTGAGCTGGTACTAGTCGTGGAAGACGATCCCATATCTTCCTATGTGATCAATTTGGCCCTTCGTCAACATGAGGCCTTTTTGGAATGCTTAGAACTCTCGAATGGACAAGTAGCTATAGATCATCTGGTCGGAAATGGTCAGCGTTTGCCGGATTTAATCCTTCTGGATATCAACATGCCAGTAATGGATGGATGGGAGTTTTTAGAGAAATTTTCAGAAATGTCCGTAAGCCAGGATATCCCCGTTGTTATGCTTACTTCATCTATTAATCCTGATGATATAGAAAAAGCTAGAGCACATCAATTAGTCAAGGGCTTTTTGTCAAAGCCCCTCAACAAAGCTAAACTAGATGAGGTGTTGACTTTTATTTAA